The Nicotiana sylvestris chromosome 6, ASM39365v2, whole genome shotgun sequence genomic sequence aaaccaggtggttgcttaTAAACAGAAGTTGGCCGAAAAGTCGCTGGAAAAATTTGAAAACAGTGAGAATAAGTCGAATTCCATACTATAAAATAGGTTCTAAAACACTACTAGAAACACATGAACTTTTTGGAAATTGCTATTCATGCCGGGAAATCACTGTTCACACCGGAAAAAATAAAAGTTGTCAGAATTTGATGTAATTTATAGGGTGGGTTCGGAATCACTGGACGAGTAAGTTGTTCTGAAAAAGTTTTGCCAAAAAGTGGCCTGAATGGCTCACACGCGCCAGAAAAGTTATTGTAGCTTGCCGGAACCCTAGTTCTTGAGGCGCGCGGAGGCGCACGAGGGACTTTCTACCGGAGCAATTGACTGTTTCCAAACAAGATGGTAGTGTTGGTTTTCACACAACACTTACCAATGAGTAGATAACCCAAATCAATCTTGAGCCGTCAACCGAAAAGACACACGGTGACTGACTTTTCTATTCCGATAGGACTGAAATTTTTGGGGTTTGGTCGCACAAGGGTTTCAGATCCGATGGTGGTACTGGACTACTGGTATATGCACAGTACCACTTTAGCAGTGATGAACCCTGGGAACAAGACGAAGTTGCCGGAAAATTGCACGGCGACAAGATTTTTCTTCCCGGATGTCGTTGGAATCACGCACATCAATAATTTTCTCACTGAAGCTCTGATATCATGTGAGAATGCACGAGAGAAAAATCTATTTATTAACAATGATACAATGAACCCTATATATAATACATCTTCTACTCTTACTACATATGATATTAGGACATATTCTACTCCTATTACTTTTGGGACTAGgacatattctactcctactTCACATGCGACTAAGACTATTTACACATAACTATCTAACAGAGATGTCATATGTCAAACCTTGTTGATGGGCCTATTTTTGCTAATAAATTATTATAACAATTTGCTAAACTAGTTTCAAAGTTTTGTTAGAACACTTTTAACTCTTTTCCTAATCATGGAAgtattgaaaatatttttttttggggtTAGTTTATTTTACAAAAGTAGTTTTACAAAAAGAATGCTTAACTTTATAAGTATTACATTAGTTTTTATAAGTGGCCATCCTCCTAAGGGATTGCTACATGAGGTTTTCATTCTTATATGACTGTTTCTTTTTCTcgttagacttctttatgtttTTCTGCTGTAACTTTTTCTTGCTTGAAAAAACAAGAAAACATACAATGAAGTGATGTAGCACTATAGTTTCATATGGGCCAAAGGCAACCTTGACATGGTGAGTTAAAATGTCGTCATAGTTTCACAGATAAAGGACTCGTGAAAGATTAGAAATATAAGAAGGAGACATGTTAGCGACTAGAGACTAAAAGTGAAGCAAAACTGGAGTTTATTTTAGCCCAAAGGAGGTTGGGCCATTGATTTATTGTACCTTGAAGATGAGACACATCATTTGGTCTCTCAAACATCTATATTTGGTGAATATGGTCTATATAGGAATCATGATTACTAAGGTAAACTTTGAGTTTTTATCTTATTATAATGACACCGAATCCAAAAGTTGATAAAGTGAACCTTTTAATAATTTAGAATTTTATTGATGTAAAGGTGGACTATCGGCGGAGTTTGTAGCAAACTTGATAGAGCCGTTGGCAATTATGAATGGATGATGTGTTGGGGCCATGTACGAACTGAGTATGATTTACCTAGTGTTTCTGGTCACTCACCAATATTTCTGGCACTAAGGCCAACAAGCTGTAACTTTAAAGTGCCTTTTCGAGTTTTCAGTGTTTGGGTGGAACATAGTCAATTCTTAACTGTGGTAGAGGAAGTCTGGGGGAAGCAACTGGCAACATACCCTATGAAAAACATATGGATGAAGCTGAAGGGCTTGAAGACCATTGCTAAGAAGACTTAACACTGAGGAATTTAAATCTATTTCTCAGAAGATTGAGCAGGCTAGATTGGACTTGGCTACAATACAAGAAAAGCTACCAACTGAATTCTCTTATGCACTTTTTGTAATGGAGAGGAAGACTTTATAGAATCTAGAGAAGTGGAATATGATTGAGGAAACTGTCATGAAGCAGAAATCTAGAGCTAAATGGATTAGCTGCGAGACTCTAATACCAgttaatttcttttactgtgaGGAAGGGAAGGAATCATAGAAAACAGATTTTTGAATTCACTTTTGATGCTGGAACTAATTTAACTAATCCTAAAGCCATCAAAGCAGAAATTATTCAATTCTATAAAAGTCTGATAGGGTCTTCTACTCAAACCCTATCTGCTGTCAACAAGATTACCATGACGAAAGGGGCCAATACCTACACATTCACAACAGATAGCATTATGTAAAATAGTGACTGATAACTGGATGAAGAGGCAACCAGTTGCAATAGATAACTGTGAGCAGCATACAACTTGGATCATCAGGAACTCTAAAGGCAAATCTAAACAAGCAAATATCGTCAAGATGGTTTATATTGAAGTTTTTCGTGCCATATTTGTTGAGAGAAATCAGATATTATTTGAGAAGATTAGCAAGGGACAAGACCGTATTTCGAGGGAAATTGCATATGTATGCAATGTGAGAGGAGCTACTAGATATATAAAGTTTCTTTTTTAGTCTGCTGGCTGGTAGTGCTGCcgtgtgaccaggaggtcacaggttcgagccgtgaaaacaaCCTCTTGCATTTCTGCAGGGAAatgacccttgtggtccggcccttcccccaCCCCGCACAtagtgggagcttagtgcaccagacTGCCCTTTTTGGCTGGTAGTGTTGTAGGATTTTTTGTTCTgtgttgatttttttttggatAGATAGCTGTATTAGTTGAGCTACGAATATTTAGAGTTTTCTTGGTGATTAATGAAATTACTTACCAAAAAAATCAGATTTCCAAATGAAAAATTATCTTATCAAGAGAAATTGTGTTGGACCCtatatttcatgtttaattatGAACTAAATTTCTAGTTTCAACCAAGTTAATGCAAAAAGAACTTTTAATTTGTCTCAGAGCTACTTGTTTATTGATTAATAACCACATAACATGAGACTGTACCTCACACATATTATaaatttcaagttcttattgCTGCAGTTGTTCAGTTATCTATCCCTTACTATGGAAAGCACCTCTTATAGAGCAATTTCTGTTTTGAACTCCTAATTAATAAAAATTCCAAGTGTTTTTCACTTCTAAAATCAAATTATGACACGCAGGTTAGGAAGTAGGGACAATTTGTGGTCACAACTATGACCCAAAAATCAAAACTCCTGacaggaaaaagaagaaaagaagcctATCTTCAGGAACTTATACTGTACATGTTTAAAGTGAAATACTTCCAGAACTAGTTGGAGATCGTTATTGCATATAAGAAATCAATAGTaagtaaaattagggttttgtaTAGCTTAGTTAGTTGCAGAGAAAAATAATCTAATGTAATATTAGACTTGTGACTTCGCATATTTTAGAGAACAGTTAACTTTTTATCTTTAGATTGCATTTAGTTGAGCCGGTTTTGTCCTCACTCTAACTTGAAATTTTTGAACTTGCAGGTTCAATCAACTTTGCTGAACTTTTTCCTGAATGTTAAGGATGATTTGTACTTGCTGCAAATCGATGCTAAAAAGGCTAGTAGTACTGCCTTCTTGACTTCACCGTTTATGAGTAccagttttccttttcttttctgcaTGTTGATTATCATATTTGATAATACAATCAACATTTGTTTGGCTTTTCTAATCTAAATATGATATGTTTGATCAACAGATGAGAGAAGTTTTCTTGTTATGATAGGGTTTATTTTGTTGCAGCTTGGGAATGGGTTGGTTTACGAAGCTATCGATGACGCAAATGTCTTTCCTCATTTCTATGGCCCATCTCGGAGTTTCAGTCCTCTACCACTAGATGCAGTCATTAAAGGGGAGAAGCTAGTTGTCTCAGATGGCAAATTTGTATGCAGCatgctcagttcagtggcttaaTTCCTTGCATTTCAGCTTTTGACTGATGTGTTGGTGTTGCATTACATTTAACAGAGTTTTCATTGTGTTCGCGTGCTACACCGTACTTTGTGAATCCAAACAGTTGAGGGGCACTAAATGAGATTAATGATCTCAAAGTATTGGCTTTATTTATGTTTCGttttttccttttacttttgtTTCGCTTTCTTCGTTTATGTGGAGACAATTTAGCAAATTAAGGAGAAAACAAAGGCAGGGGAAACTTTGATGGCAACCAAATAGGGGCtggtttccattttttttttaaaaaaaaaggaaaatccaaTGGAGGCTATGCTCTCTGTGCCATGAAAATACAATAATGACGCCTCAATCGAAGCTAGTCGGGGTGAGGTTGGCTTAATATCATAATATTTCAATATTCTGTAGATAAGAATTATTTTGACAGAAGTGGTTCTCTATATACTCTTAGAAATatactaaggggtcgtttggtttagaaACAAATTATGCAGTGATTTGTTATGCAGGAATTATTTGTATAAAGTGTTTGGTTCATTGTGTTGAAAATTGAATACACAGTGCATAACTTGTGTTTGGTTTAAAAATATAtcaatattttatttataattataCCCTTGGACTTTTGTATGACTTCTTCATCTCACTTAAACTAACTAAACTACCTTACTTCCATCATTGGTTTAACAgtactttattttaattttctttctaAACTCAGCGTCACAAACTCCATTAAGAACTTGCTATATAACAGCATAAACCAAGTTTTTCGTCGTTCCTGACTCCAAGATTTTGATGCCAAGCTAATACGCCTAGTTCTCAAGGATattatgtgtttttttttttttgaaaaaaaagagatcaTTATTTGAAGGAAAAACTTAGTCATGTTTTTTCTTTGCATGATTATTTTTTATTAGTTTATCATAAACTAGTTTATTAGCCCATGCTTTGCGAGTTTAAAGAAAAACAGTAAATTTATCTGTTTGTATATTTAGTtgtgataaaagaaataaaattgtTCATGTACATGCATTAAAAAGTAATTTTATAACTACATTAAATCAAAATTATGAGTATTTCCGTTAGAATTAGAGCTTAGAAATGCAAGTTCACAGTTATCAAGCGACTAATTAGCAAAATATATACCATTGACCCTATTTATTTGAAATTATTCTTTCTATGCACTGTTGTAGTGTTGTTGATATCCGAATGATCATGTGTCGTTCTATCGTCCTTAATTATTCCTGTGGTACACGACACTTCATATCTTTTATTTTCTGGCAATACTCTTCATGTTATAGGAACAAAACAATGTTATTAAAACTACAAATGATATATACTTATCATAACTATTTAGCAACAAATTTTAATAGTCAAATATATATCTGATAACTGTGTGTTATCATTCACTCTTGCATCAATCTTATCTGGTttgatttatttaaaaaatttcaTTAGAATCTTTATAATAACATCAATTATATATGGTTCAAATGATTAAAAAGTACTATTGATTGATATCTTATTACTAATATTATTGCTACTTGTAAATCATGCATACAGGAGAATATTTGGCTTTTTTGCTTTCGTATTTTGGTGGCTCCTTGAGGGTAAATTGAATTGCAAAACTAATAAATATCCGAtcttttacaaaaatgaataaaagaggCGTAATTGATTATCTTACTTAAATGCATGAATGCGACTATAACTCATTTCTCCCCTAGAAAATCATCCTTCAATAGAATTGCAAATATTACTTAAGAAGAGGAAATAAAATTCAGTTTCTACCAGAAATAGAGAAATTAAAAGAAGTTGACCATTTTTGAAATATGATTTTATCTTTGCATGACTATTTCTTCTTAGTTtatgtttaccctaaaattcgagtaacaattaaacttgtattgtggttttaaggatatgtgatttaattcaacGCCAATTGATACACAAGAGATTAAATAGACAAATTAAAGAGTAAAGTAGATCAAACCAGTGTGTAGGCTAAGTCTCGACCTCGACCTGTGATGATCTCGAGGTATGATTATGggaataaatgataaaataactCTGGAGAACAATAGGTAAAATAGCAGGAGAgtaatttacgtatattttcttATTAGTGAACCGTTATCTACAAATGAATGGGatacccctttatatagtaggggaatcctaaataaggtacatttctaatTACAGTAGAAAATCATATTTGACAGTTGTCTAATCGCCGAAGACCAACCCATTCCgaaatttacgccatgatctcTGGCCCATCGCGGGTATCTCGCTCTTTCCGTTATTGAATCATAACGGTATCATCTCGAAGCATGCCTTCTTCAGACCTCGGTAAATGATATCGACCTTGACATTGAAAAGGAGCTTCGACCTCGAGCTCCTGGCCTCCCGACGTGGTATCACTTTTTTCATCGAAGAACGAAATTGGGTAACCCCGATTTCCACCATATACAGTTTTATCATAAATATCATACTTAGTGTGCTCTTTAACGATCCAATTTTTAGTTTCTAGACCAATTCTTCACTTATAACTCTACTGTTTACCCGTATGGTACAACTAAATTTATACGTaatttatagacaagtgaatttATTTGATCCTAAAATAACATATGAATTAACAGAAATATAAGACTTAGCCTTAAGATTGAAATGAAACAACGGATATCTTGATCCCGGGAACAAAGCTGCCGGAGGCAATAAGAACAAtgtaaataagcaagaaaagcaaAATATTATTGAGCTTTTGGTAGAATATATCGTATGCTTGTCAGAAAATTCCTCCCTCTACAATGATAgtagagctcactatttatagttacacctagggaacaaggtcctaggatcaagcccctcttaaatgacaattatgagggccattgaagaatATGTTACGGTGGGTAATGAGCACCATATTCTCTATAACGGATCATGCACTTAATGCTgtagaatattcttcattgaacaCTACCGGATGGAAGATATTTATTTTGTCTTTATGAATA encodes the following:
- the LOC104214186 gene encoding uncharacterized protein, with the translated sequence MTGREGAGDFVYRISPLEEWELLQKTGSTFGGKLDRTTGYIHLSKLDQVQSTLLNFFLNVKDDLYLLQIDAKKLGNGLVYEAIDDANVFPHFYGPSRSFSPLPLDAVIKGEKLVVSDGKFVCSMLSSVA